The Deinococcus radiopugnans ATCC 19172 nucleotide sequence ACTTCGCCCGGGTGGTCTTCGACAACCGATGACTGGAGTGGCCCCAAAAGTTGGACGGTTTCGAGTAGAGACTCGGCTCAGCTCAAAGGTACTACATCGGCTTTCCTGCTCACCCAGGGGACGGGCTGACGGCCACATTTGCGGTGTTGTCTCCGCAAAGGGGGGCGGCCTGCCGCCCCCTGGCCTGCTCAGCAAACTCGTCTGGGGTTCGGTAGCCGAGTGACGAGTGGGGTCTGCGGGCGTTGTAGAACGCCCGCCAATCGTCCAGGAGCACCTGGGCATGTTTAGCGGAATAGAAGACTTCCTGATTGAGACATTCTGCGCGCAGACGGGAGTGGAAGCTCTCCGCGAACCCGTTCTGCCACGGTTTTCCCGGTTCAATAAACCGGGTGCCTATGTCCTGTACCGCGAGCCAGATCCCGAGTTCACGAGCGATGAACTCGGAACCGTTGTCGCTGCGGATGAAGTCTGGCGCCCCGCGCCCTGCAACCACGTCCTGGAGCACGCCCCTCACCTCCTTGGAGGTGAAGGACGTCGCCACCTGCAAGGCCAGGGACTGCCGGGTGAATTCGTCCGTCAAGGTCAGGATTTTCAGGGTGGTCCCTTCCAGGGTCTGGTCAAAGATGAAATCGTATGTCCAGACGTGATTGGCGTACTCCGCCTGCATGGGAATTGTTGCTCCAGTGCGGATTTTTCGGGACCCTTTAGGTTTGATGGCGAGGCCTTCCTCGCGCCAGATGCGCCGAACCTTCTTCTTGTTGATGATGGCCCCTGCTCGGACGAGCAGGGCGTGAATGAAACGGTATCCCCGGCGGGGATACCGCCGGGCCAGGTCATGGATCTGCTGTCGGAGTTCGCTGTCCTGACGCGGCTTTGCCAGATAGTGCCAGGAGGATTTGGCCAGGCCCACCAGAACACAAGCCCGTTCGGGCTTGATGTGCGCCGCGACCAGCTGCCTGACCACGGCGCGTTTCTGAGTGGGCGTTACCGCTTTTTTCCGATGACATCCTTCATCGCGTCGATCTCCAGGCGCTGCTGACCGACGATCCGCAGGAGACGGGCGTTTTCCTTCTCCAGCCGACGAAGTCGTTTGGCTTCGTCGGCGTTGGTATCGCCGTATTTCTTTTTCCAGGCGTAATACGACGCGGTGCTGCATCCGAAGTCGCGGCAGAGGTCTTCGACAGACCTCTCGCCTTTTTTGCCGTCCTGCAGGAGTTTGATGATCTGGTCTTCGGTGAACTGTCGGATTTTCATGACTGGGCCTCGCTTTCCAGCTTAGGGCTGGGACCGAGTCTTCGTCTCTACTCAATGACCGTCCAGTTTCTGGGGGGCAGACCATGACGCCGTCATTCCACACACCTCTTTGGCACCACCAGAGTTCGAGCGTCAGCCTCAGGGGGCTTCACCAGCAGTGCGCGAAACCGACTCAAGGATATGCTGCTGGTTCAGGACACCCTATCGCCCTACAGCAAGGCAGCGCGGTACGCCGCCTTTGTCGTTCATGAGGCCAGGCAGCTCACAGCCCGCAATGGCTGTCATCTCACGCCCAAACTTGCATTACGGCTCAACGCCTGGGAACTAGAGCATCTGTCAAAAGTGCTGTTTGCTTTTGACCGAACGGAGTGAGTGAATTTTGCTGAGCATTTGGGACTGATTCAGCTCCGAAGGAGAGAATGGAGGCATCAGAAGTCTTTTTTCTGATGCAGCAATTCGGACAAATGCTCTAGCTGTACTTTGGGGATATTCAGGGAGGTGACACGGAGGCCAGCATCACGGATGCTGGCCTTCCTGCTATGCCTCGTCACCTTCCTCGATGGACTCGACATTTTCCTACCTGGTTCGCACCTTTCCTGACGCACTTTCGCCACCGAGCCCAGCGAACCTGGGCTCCGCTATACGTCCGTGGACTCTGCAGCACTGCCCATCGGAAAAGCATGCAACCCCTGGCCGCCGTAGTGGCGCCTGGGAAAGAAGACCACATCCAACAATTCATCACCGATAGCCCGTGGCTGACAGATCCCTTGGAAACTCTCCTCGCTCAACGGGCCCAGCAAATGCTCGGCGGGAAAGAAGCCGTCCTGATCATCGACGATACCTGCCTGACGAAGTTCGGCACCAAATCCGTGGGCGTCGCCCGCCAGTACTCGGGGCAGGCTGGGAAGATCACCACCTGCCAATGCCTGGTCTCCTTGACCTTGGCTCAGCACGAGTTGCCCGTTCCCCTCGCGTTACGGCTCTTCCTACCGCAGGAGTGGACCCGCGATCCTGCTCGTCTCAGCGCAGCTGGTGTTCCAGTGGAACACCAGCTGCCGCAGACCAAGTGGGAGCTGGCTCTCAAGGAACTGGACCGGGTGCGCGAACACGTCACCTTCGGCATGGTGTTGGCGGATGCCGGGTACGGGGTGAATGCCCAGTTCCGGCAGGCACTGACCGAGCGAGGCCTGCTGTGGTCCGTGGGTACTACCCGTACGCAGACGGTCTATCCCAAGGATGTGCGTTTGATCCCGATCCCCAAGATCTTCCGCGGGAGAAGGCCGAAACACCCGACTCCCTCTGAGGACCGGCAATCGGTGGAGGAGGTCTTGAACGGTGCTGCATGGCAGCACCTGGTCTGGCGACACGGGACCAAGGGCCCGCTTGCAGGACGCTTTGCAGCGGCTTACGTTCGCCTGGCCGATGGGGAGGAGAACGCCCAGGGCCAACACCTTCCCGGACAAGCTGCCTGGATCATCGGGGAACAGCGG carries:
- a CDS encoding IS701 family transposase, whose amino-acid sequence is MPRHLPRWTRHFPTWFAPFLTHFRHRAQRTWAPLYVRGLCSTAHRKSMQPLAAVVAPGKEDHIQQFITDSPWLTDPLETLLAQRAQQMLGGKEAVLIIDDTCLTKFGTKSVGVARQYSGQAGKITTCQCLVSLTLAQHELPVPLALRLFLPQEWTRDPARLSAAGVPVEHQLPQTKWELALKELDRVREHVTFGMVLADAGYGVNAQFRQALTERGLLWSVGTTRTQTVYPKDVRLIPIPKIFRGRRPKHPTPSEDRQSVEEVLNGAAWQHLVWRHGTKGPLAGRFAAAYVRLADGEENAQGQHLPGQAAWIIGEQRRGEERKYSVCNLPANTPLARLVEVTKRRWACELTHRELKEEVGLDHFEGRSWQGLHHHAVLCMVALTFLQWLRLTQPDDLMGDTVPAIRAEVAGASPLPPPCRQCRACTALFSGP
- a CDS encoding transposase yields the protein MKIRQFTEDQIIKLLQDGKKGERSVEDLCRDFGCSTASYYAWKKKYGDTNADEAKRLRRLEKENARLLRIVGQQRLEIDAMKDVIGKKR
- a CDS encoding IS3 family transposase, whose amino-acid sequence is MVRQLVAAHIKPERACVLVGLAKSSWHYLAKPRQDSELRQQIHDLARRYPRRGYRFIHALLVRAGAIINKKKVRRIWREEGLAIKPKGSRKIRTGATIPMQAEYANHVWTYDFIFDQTLEGTTLKILTLTDEFTRQSLALQVATSFTSKEVRGVLQDVVAGRGAPDFIRSDNGSEFIARELGIWLAVQDIGTRFIEPGKPWQNGFAESFHSRLRAECLNQEVFYSAKHAQVLLDDWRAFYNARRPHSSLGYRTPDEFAEQARGRQAAPLCGDNTANVAVSPSPG